A genomic region of Campylobacter corcagiensis contains the following coding sequences:
- the exbB gene encoding TonB-system energizer ExbB, translating to MEILNFLKDNVEIGIIVVLGFMGFLVVVYTFERLFFYAKVNIKSYKNADELEIALTKNLTTLYIIYSNAPYVGLLGTVAGIMITFYDMGMAGGVDAKAVMVGMSLALKATAIGLLVAIPTLMIYNAFSRKVDILMTRYSSL from the coding sequence ATGGAAATTTTAAATTTTTTAAAAGACAATGTAGAAATTGGTATTATCGTTGTCTTAGGATTTATGGGTTTTTTAGTAGTTGTGTATACATTTGAAAGGCTATTTTTTTATGCAAAAGTTAATATAAAAAGCTATAAAAACGCAGATGAATTAGAAATAGCACTTACAAAAAATCTAACCACGCTTTATATTATCTACTCAAACGCTCCATATGTTGGGCTTTTAGGCACAGTTGCTGGTATAATGATAACATTTTATGATATGGGAATGGCTGGTGGAGTTGATGCAAAAGCTGTAATGGTTGGTATGAGTTTAGCCTTAAAAGCAACAGCTATTGGACTACTTGTAGCTATACCAACACTTATGATTTATAACGCATTTAGTAGAAAAGTTGATATTTTAATGACAAGGTACAGCTCTTTATGA
- the exbD gene encoding TonB system transport protein ExbD, whose translation MRNSKLKKDGLNIVPFIDIMLVLLCIVLSISTFIAQGNISVDLPKSKSAQKSKDEIKFLVVVDENNTIYLNDEIINEEVLLSKLDEIDSNTTVVLKSDKNAKFESFVKIIDALKIKKHDNVSIATEIRE comes from the coding sequence ATGAGAAATTCAAAACTAAAAAAAGATGGGCTTAATATAGTTCCATTTATAGATATTATGCTGGTTTTGCTCTGCATTGTGCTAAGTATTTCTACATTTATTGCTCAAGGAAATATAAGCGTAGATCTCCCTAAGTCAAAAAGCGCTCAAAAAAGCAAAGATGAGATAAAATTTCTTGTAGTTGTAGATGAAAATAACACTATCTATCTAAATGATGAAATTATAAATGAAGAGGTTTTACTTTCAAAACTTGACGAGATAGATAGTAACACCACTGTAGTTTTAAAAAGCGACAAAAACGCTAAATTTGAGAGCTTTGTCAAAATAATAGACGCACTAAAAATAAAAAAACATGACAATGTATCAATCGCAACAGAAATTAGAGAATAA
- a CDS encoding energy transducer TonB, with protein sequence MYQSQQKLENKSLAIGLLVASLLYGGTICGYYYFRPTPKQTPILNITKIDLDMFEIAGGLNDAPPTPDEPINEVLEPEEILKDEAEIIEEIVEPETIEEVVEVIEEIEPVEEIITPEVVEKKPEPKKIEKKPEPKKVVKKPAPKKPVKKVEKKEKPAKKPSNSGGYNAYNPNSNKVASSAIAGENTIQTLSASEKNSIASQIQAIIAKEAKKNYPTKAKRLRQRGTSVISFTYSPDGSVTNIRVKNSSGHQILDDTVIQAINRVKSKFPKIRARATFEVPVKFTLN encoded by the coding sequence ATGTATCAATCGCAACAGAAATTAGAGAATAAAAGCTTAGCTATAGGGCTTTTAGTAGCATCACTTTTATATGGTGGAACGATTTGTGGATATTATTACTTTAGACCCACTCCAAAGCAAACACCAATTTTAAACATAACTAAAATTGATCTAGATATGTTTGAGATAGCTGGTGGACTAAACGATGCTCCTCCAACTCCTGATGAGCCAATAAATGAAGTCTTAGAACCAGAGGAAATTTTAAAAGATGAAGCTGAAATTATAGAAGAGATCGTAGAACCTGAAACTATAGAAGAGGTAGTTGAAGTTATAGAAGAGATTGAACCAGTAGAAGAGATAATAACACCAGAAGTTGTTGAGAAAAAGCCCGAGCCTAAAAAGATTGAAAAAAAGCCAGAACCAAAAAAAGTGGTTAAAAAACCTGCCCCTAAAAAGCCCGTCAAAAAAGTAGAAAAAAAAGAAAAACCAGCAAAAAAACCATCAAATAGCGGTGGATATAACGCTTATAATCCAAATTCTAATAAAGTCGCCTCAAGTGCTATAGCTGGTGAAAACACCATACAAACGCTTAGTGCAAGTGAGAAAAACAGTATCGCTTCACAAATTCAAGCTATCATAGCAAAAGAGGCCAAGAAAAACTATCCAACAAAAGCTAAACGCTTAAGACAAAGAGGAACTTCAGTTATTAGTTTTACTTATAGTCCTGATGGAAGTGTGACAAATATCAGAGTTAAAAACTCATCTGGTCATCAAATTTTAGATGACACAGTTATACAGGCTATAAACAGAGTTAAAAGTAAATTTCCTAAAATAAGGGCAAGAGCAACTTTTGAAGTTCCAGTTAAATTCACACTAAATTAA
- a CDS encoding ABC transporter permease, which produces MSFFKLFLADFRKDFGLISVMILLISATLSLSLLSILSERSLRLGSAAAADKFDLVVGAKGSEVQLVLSSVFLKPASLDLIDSKILDELKADDRVKWASPVGFGDFYQNFPVIGISKEMIEGEISEGENLKEMFDAVAGVDTGLKIGDTFSPMHGQFVEAGAHTHDDITYKVVGIKKRDNSAWDNSILVGIEAVWHVHSDHDHAHYHDNHAEHSHSHSHDKAHADRDDHDENLHDNSQDHSHEHSHNKHSENHNENNLDTHVINSTNKTNKHSGEETHQNHDDSELTHANKLGVPAIVVKPVSFAAAYQLRQDYKDSDDTIAVFPGEILAWLYALLGDAKSWLLSISIALQILAFGLVFGLSFLFIHQKRHQITELRVFGANVFKIMAYVWTELVSIILSGMIIGVILGFVLAKFISFKLGDKLGFSLITRFESGDFIFLGLVFLVSAVLCFIPVIRIYQISVAKSLKDN; this is translated from the coding sequence ATGAGTTTTTTTAAGCTTTTTTTAGCAGATTTTAGAAAAGATTTTGGATTAATTAGCGTTATGATACTTCTAATATCAGCAACTTTAAGCCTTAGCTTGTTAAGTATTTTAAGTGAGAGATCACTTCGTCTTGGCTCAGCTGCTGCGGCTGATAAGTTTGATTTGGTAGTTGGTGCAAAAGGTAGCGAAGTCCAGCTTGTTTTAAGTTCGGTTTTTTTAAAACCGGCTTCGCTTGATTTGATTGATTCTAAAATTTTAGATGAGTTAAAAGCTGATGATAGAGTAAAATGGGCATCTCCTGTTGGTTTTGGAGATTTTTATCAAAACTTTCCTGTGATTGGGATTTCAAAAGAGATGATTGAAGGCGAAATTTCAGAAGGTGAGAATTTAAAAGAGATGTTTGATGCTGTTGCAGGAGTTGATACCGGACTTAAAATAGGCGACACTTTTAGTCCGATGCATGGGCAGTTTGTGGAAGCTGGAGCACACACTCATGATGATATAACTTATAAAGTTGTCGGCATTAAAAAAAGAGATAATTCAGCTTGGGATAACTCTATTTTAGTTGGCATTGAGGCTGTTTGGCATGTGCATTCTGATCACGATCACGCACACTACCACGATAATCACGCAGAACATTCGCATAGTCATTCTCACGATAAAGCACACGCTGATCGCGACGACCACGATGAAAATTTGCACGATAATTCTCAGGACCACTCACACGAGCATTCTCATAACAAACACAGCGAAAATCATAACGAAAACAACCTTGATACTCATGTTATCAACTCTACTAACAAAACTAACAAACACAGTGGCGAAGAAACTCATCAAAACCACGATGATAGCGAACTAACTCACGCTAACAAGTTAGGAGTTCCAGCAATTGTTGTAAAGCCAGTTAGCTTTGCAGCAGCGTATCAATTAAGGCAGGATTATAAAGATAGTGATGATACGATAGCTGTTTTTCCAGGAGAGATTTTAGCGTGGTTATACGCACTTTTAGGCGATGCGAAAAGCTGGCTTTTAAGTATCTCTATCGCACTTCAAATTTTAGCTTTTGGGCTAGTTTTTGGGCTTTCGTTTTTGTTTATCCATCAAAAACGCCACCAAATAACCGAACTTCGAGTCTTTGGGGCAAATGTGTTTAAAATCATGGCTTATGTTTGGACTGAGTTAGTTAGTATAATTTTATCAGGCATGATAATTGGCGTAATTTTAGGCTTTGTGTTGGCTAAATTTATCTCATTTAAGCTAGGTGATAAGCTTGGATTTTCGCTGATAACTAGGTTTGAAAGCGGTGATTTTATCTTTTTAGGGCTTGTGTTTTTAGTCTCAGCCGTGCTTTGCTTTATACCAGTTATTAGAATTTATCAAATTTCAGTCGCAAAATCACTAAAAGATAACTAA
- a CDS encoding ABC transporter ATP-binding protein: MDLKIKNLVLKVKNEENPILEVENLYLKSGENLVVTGESGAGKTTFLNLISLLEFPTSGEIYWGNVKTSTLNQTQKDRFRNLNFGIVMQNFHLIQNLSAIENIMLLNLFSTNKPVKKELAMHLLNEVGITNPNLKLKLYSRGQMQRIAIVRALSCAPKVLILDEPTASLDKFNSNLITNLLTNFTNKTNATMIVASHDETIKNSFKNILDIKKNESINWQSNTLQTKEEK; the protein is encoded by the coding sequence GTGGATTTAAAAATCAAAAATTTAGTTTTAAAAGTAAAAAATGAAGAAAACCCTATTTTAGAAGTTGAAAATTTATATCTAAAAAGTGGAGAAAATTTAGTCGTAACTGGCGAAAGTGGTGCTGGAAAGACGACATTTTTAAATTTAATAAGCCTTTTAGAGTTTCCAACAAGTGGCGAAATTTACTGGGGTAATGTAAAAACCTCAACTCTTAATCAAACTCAAAAAGATAGATTTAGAAACCTAAATTTTGGCATCGTGATGCAAAATTTTCATCTTATTCAAAATTTAAGTGCCATTGAAAATATCATGCTTTTAAATCTTTTTTCTACTAACAAACCAGTTAAAAAAGAGTTAGCGATGCATCTTTTAAATGAAGTTGGCATAACAAATCCAAATTTAAAACTTAAACTTTATTCACGCGGTCAAATGCAAAGAATAGCCATTGTTAGGGCACTGTCTTGTGCTCCAAAGGTTCTTATCTTAGATGAGCCAACTGCGAGTTTGGATAAATTTAACTCAAATTTAATCACCAATTTACTAACAAATTTCACTAACAAAACTAACGCCACGATGATAGTTGCCTCTCATGATGAGACTATAAAAAATAGCTTTAAAAACATTTTAGATATCAAAAAAAATGAAAGCATCAACTGGCAAAGTAATACTTTACAAACTAAGGAAGAAAAATGA
- a CDS encoding alkaline phosphatase yields MKKISLVAVSLLVGVTCSFGAKIYPLDRAELVADSKFDIKVEFDKKLNLDDTKVLINNKNINELFKDKIEFVEDEEGLGSSIWIRDITLPKGNYEVKASGDGKDESVKWEFFESEKPLAKNVIFIVGDGLSVAHRTAARLMIGGSTEGKVNKNLAMDDMTYAAFVGIGAQDSIGTDSANTMSAFMTGQKSAVNSMGSFTSRSSDPFNHPKFINIGELIKLHSNKSLGIVSDAEVEDATPAAVVAHTRARSKKAEIVEQMFALKPDVILGGGSAYFLPQSTPGSKRKDDKNYIDEFKNAGYSLATNATELSKIDTKNTDKLLGLFHTGNLNTILDIKFLKENGATKNFPDQPELPDMAKTALDILSKNKDGFFLMVESAHIDKASHPLDWERAVMSTIMLDKVVKMALDFQKENPDTLIITVGDHTHPISVIGTVDDNKPGDKMREKVGIYQHAGFPTYEDKDGDGYPDRLDVDVRLAVFFAAFPDYYETFRPKLDKQFVPAVKNEKGEYVANEEYKNVKGAVFREGNLPTFEGTGIHAVDDMVILGEGPGAEKLKGYMENTEVFRVLVETLGIKPKKD; encoded by the coding sequence ATGAAAAAAATTTCATTAGTTGCAGTTTCGCTTTTAGTTGGCGTAACTTGTTCTTTTGGGGCGAAAATTTACCCACTTGATAGAGCAGAATTAGTTGCAGATTCTAAATTTGATATCAAAGTTGAGTTTGATAAAAAGCTAAATTTAGATGATACAAAAGTCTTAATCAACAATAAAAATATAAACGAGTTATTTAAAGATAAAATCGAGTTTGTTGAAGATGAAGAAGGGCTTGGCTCAAGTATTTGGATAAGAGATATCACTCTTCCAAAGGGAAACTACGAAGTAAAAGCAAGTGGCGATGGCAAAGATGAGAGCGTAAAATGGGAGTTTTTTGAAAGCGAAAAACCACTGGCTAAAAATGTTATTTTTATAGTTGGAGACGGCTTATCAGTAGCTCACAGAACTGCTGCAAGACTTATGATAGGTGGCTCAACTGAGGGAAAAGTAAATAAAAACCTTGCAATGGATGATATGACTTATGCTGCTTTTGTTGGAATTGGAGCTCAAGATAGCATAGGAACTGACTCAGCAAACACAATGTCAGCATTTATGACTGGGCAAAAATCAGCCGTAAATAGTATGGGAAGCTTTACTTCAAGATCAAGCGATCCATTTAATCATCCTAAATTTATAAATATCGGCGAACTCATTAAACTTCACTCAAACAAATCACTAGGAATCGTAAGTGATGCAGAAGTCGAGGACGCCACTCCAGCAGCTGTTGTAGCTCACACAAGAGCTAGATCAAAAAAAGCTGAGATAGTTGAGCAGATGTTTGCATTAAAGCCTGATGTTATTTTAGGTGGTGGCTCAGCTTACTTTTTACCACAATCAACTCCTGGCTCAAAAAGAAAAGATGATAAAAACTACATAGATGAGTTTAAAAACGCAGGTTACAGCCTAGCTACAAATGCTACTGAACTTAGCAAAATTGATACTAAAAACACTGATAAACTTCTAGGACTTTTCCACACAGGAAATTTAAACACTATTTTAGATATTAAATTCTTAAAAGAAAATGGTGCTACAAAAAACTTTCCAGACCAGCCAGAACTTCCTGATATGGCAAAAACTGCACTTGATATCTTATCAAAAAACAAAGATGGGTTTTTCCTAATGGTAGAATCAGCCCACATCGATAAAGCTTCTCACCCACTTGACTGGGAAAGAGCTGTGATGAGCACGATAATGCTTGATAAAGTTGTAAAAATGGCACTTGATTTTCAAAAAGAAAACCCTGATACTTTAATCATCACAGTTGGCGATCACACTCATCCGATTTCTGTTATTGGAACAGTTGATGATAACAAACCAGGCGATAAAATGCGTGAAAAAGTTGGTATTTATCAACATGCTGGATTTCCAACTTATGAAGATAAAGACGGCGATGGATACCCTGATAGGCTAGATGTTGATGTAAGACTTGCTGTGTTTTTTGCTGCATTTCCTGACTACTACGAGACATTTAGACCAAAACTTGATAAACAATTCGTTCCTGCTGTAAAAAATGAAAAAGGCGAATATGTGGCAAACGAAGAGTATAAAAATGTAAAAGGTGCTGTATTTAGAGAAGGAAACCTACCTACATTTGAAGGAACTGGAATCCACGCAGTTGATGATATGGTTATTTTAGGTGAGGGTCCTGGGGCTGAGAAACTAAAAGGATATATGGAAAATACAGAAGTGTTTAGAGTTTTAGTTGAGACTTTGGGAATTAAACCTAAAAAAGATTAA
- a CDS encoding siderophore ABC transporter substrate-binding protein, which produces MKKILCLALFLGLLNAVEVESFNSKDEVVKVTIKDDPKKIAVADFATLDTLDSLGLGDRVVAVTKAQNVDYLDRYIKDKNIVNIGSVKEVDLEALMVSEPDVIFIGTRLKEQYDKLSKIAPVVLLEINYENGTFESTKKNAKTIAKIFNKESEVDAKFDEFEKRLDKIKDSANGKTAVIAMVSNSNINTLGNKKRCSMIANDAKFENLAADAKTTHGNDASFELIIKLDPEYLFVLDRDTAIGNSGTKKAKQVLENDLIASTKAYKNDKIYYLNPAVWYLSEGGITAMDEMLKDLENALR; this is translated from the coding sequence ATGAAAAAAATTTTATGTTTAGCTCTATTTTTAGGGCTTTTAAATGCAGTTGAAGTTGAGAGTTTTAACTCTAAAGATGAGGTTGTTAAAGTAACTATCAAAGACGATCCTAAAAAAATAGCTGTAGCTGACTTTGCTACTTTAGATACTCTTGATAGTTTGGGGCTTGGAGATAGAGTTGTAGCTGTTACAAAAGCACAAAATGTTGATTATCTAGATAGATATATTAAAGATAAAAATATTGTAAATATTGGAAGCGTAAAAGAGGTTGATTTAGAAGCGTTGATGGTGAGTGAGCCTGATGTGATTTTTATAGGCACAAGGCTAAAAGAGCAGTACGATAAGCTTTCTAAGATAGCTCCAGTTGTGCTTTTGGAGATTAATTATGAAAATGGCACTTTTGAAAGCACAAAGAAAAACGCAAAAACTATAGCTAAGATTTTTAATAAAGAGAGCGAAGTTGATGCTAAATTTGATGAATTTGAAAAAAGGCTTGATAAGATAAAAGATAGTGCTAATGGCAAAACAGCTGTGATAGCTATGGTTTCAAATTCAAATATCAACACGCTAGGTAATAAAAAAAGATGCTCAATGATAGCAAATGATGCTAAATTTGAAAATCTTGCAGCTGATGCAAAGACAACTCATGGAAATGATGCAAGTTTTGAGCTGATTATAAAACTTGATCCTGAGTATTTATTTGTTTTAGATAGAGATACAGCCATAGGAAATAGCGGAACAAAAAAAGCAAAACAGGTCTTAGAAAATGATCTAATCGCAAGCACAAAGGCTTACAAAAACGATAAAATTTACTATCTAAATCCAGCTGTTTGGTACTTAAGTGAAGGTGGGATAACAGCTATGGATGAGATGCTAAAGGACCTAGAAAACGCTTTAAGATAA
- a CDS encoding ABC transporter ATP-binding protein gives MIVENLSKSYFGNRVVDDVSFEIPKGKITSFIGPNGAGKSTVMGLISRLVQMDSGSVKFKGKELKKWKSKELSKNLAILSQTNNINIKLTIKELVSFGRFPYSSGRLTKEDKEIVKKALLDMELLEISDKFIDELSGGQRQRAFIAMILAQDTEFVLLDEPTNNLDIYHSTTMMKNIRRLCDEFGKSVIMVLHELNLASYYSDYICAFKDGKIMKFGTSQEVMTCENLKELYGVDFEILNRDGKNLCMYC, from the coding sequence TTGATAGTTGAGAATTTATCTAAATCATACTTTGGAAATAGAGTAGTTGATGATGTAAGCTTTGAAATTCCTAAAGGCAAAATCACATCTTTTATAGGTCCAAATGGTGCTGGAAAATCAACAGTTATGGGGCTTATCTCTAGACTTGTTCAAATGGATAGTGGAAGTGTTAAATTTAAAGGAAAAGAGCTTAAAAAGTGGAAAAGCAAAGAGCTATCTAAAAATTTAGCCATACTTTCACAAACAAATAATATAAATATAAAACTCACCATAAAAGAACTTGTAAGCTTTGGAAGATTTCCATATAGTTCTGGAAGACTTACAAAAGAGGATAAAGAGATCGTAAAAAAGGCACTTTTAGATATGGAGCTTTTAGAAATTAGTGATAAATTTATAGATGAGTTAAGTGGTGGGCAAAGGCAAAGAGCATTTATTGCGATGATTTTAGCTCAAGATACTGAGTTTGTACTTTTAGATGAACCAACAAACAACCTTGATATTTACCACTCAACAACGATGATGAAAAATATTAGACGCCTTTGTGATGAGTTTGGAAAGAGCGTTATAATGGTTCTTCATGAGCTAAATTTAGCATCTTACTATTCAGATTATATCTGTGCTTTTAAAGATGGCAAAATTATGAAATTTGGAACTAGTCAGGAAGTGATGACTTGTGAGAATTTAAAGGAGCTATATGGCGTTGATTTTGAGATCTTAAATAGAGATGGTAAAAATTTATGTATGTATTGTTAA
- a CDS encoding iron chelate uptake ABC transporter family permease subunit yields MRTKLIIMAVLVAVFGLVYLFYGLNFKFFEFSMSLRIPKFLAMLLVAYCIGAATLIFQTIIKNTIVTPCLLGMNSLYLLIHTAVMFFLGSASVFVLNKFASFMLDLVLMGSIATFLYSYLFRVTGHNVLYVLLTGTVMATLFSSLQNSMVRVMDPNEYDALLSSLVASFNNVNSDILGFAFIVAFVLSIVFYKDLKLLDAISLGKEMAINLGIDYDKVTKRLLLGVALFIAVATALVGPISFLGLIIANLSRQFFNTYRHSYLIAGSIFFGMIVLIVGQVIVERVFVLSVPISVFISIMGGGYFMYLLVVNRSRI; encoded by the coding sequence ATGAGAACTAAACTTATAATTATGGCTGTTTTGGTTGCAGTTTTTGGTCTTGTTTATCTCTTTTATGGATTAAATTTTAAATTCTTTGAATTTAGCATGAGTTTAAGAATTCCTAAATTTTTGGCTATGCTGTTGGTGGCTTATTGTATAGGTGCTGCTACTTTGATATTTCAAACCATCATAAAAAACACAATCGTAACGCCATGCCTTCTTGGTATGAACTCTTTATATTTACTTATCCATACGGCGGTTATGTTTTTTCTAGGATCAGCTAGTGTTTTTGTATTAAATAAATTTGCTAGTTTTATGCTGGATTTGGTTCTTATGGGAAGTATTGCGACATTTTTATATAGCTATCTTTTTCGCGTAACTGGGCATAATGTACTTTATGTATTGCTTACTGGTACGGTAATGGCAACTTTATTTAGCTCACTTCAAAACTCAATGGTTAGAGTTATGGATCCAAATGAGTATGACGCGCTACTTAGCTCACTTGTAGCTAGTTTTAACAATGTAAATAGTGATATTTTAGGTTTTGCATTTATAGTAGCTTTTGTTTTAAGTATTGTTTTTTACAAAGATTTAAAGCTTTTAGATGCTATTAGTCTTGGCAAAGAGATGGCTATAAATTTAGGTATTGACTATGATAAAGTTACAAAAAGACTTCTTCTAGGAGTTGCACTTTTTATAGCAGTTGCCACAGCTTTAGTTGGTCCGATATCATTTCTAGGGCTTATCATAGCAAATTTATCAAGACAGTTTTTTAATACATATCGCCATAGCTATTTGATAGCTGGGTCTATCTTTTTTGGGATGATTGTTTTAATAGTTGGGCAAGTGATTGTAGAAAGAGTTTTTGTTTTAAGTGTGCCGATTTCAGTTTTTATAAGCATAATGGGCGGTGGGTATTTTATGTATTTGTTAGTAGTAAATAGGAGTAGAATTTGA
- a CDS encoding ABC transporter permease, producing the protein MRSTAILATLLLVFSSISLFIGVIELDITNLFSKEGLEILFISRFPRLLAIILSGVALSVAGLIMQQLVQNNFVSPTTGGTISSAQLGILIALIFIPDSSIYGRAIFAFIVAMIGTWIYVGFIQAIKFKDSVMVALVGIMFGYVIGGITSYLAFRYGLVQTLSTWLTGSFSLIIKGRYEILYITLPLVVVAFLFANYFNIVGLGKEFSKNLGVPYSVVLFLGMSLAAMLTASVVVVVGAISYIGLIVPNLIKMFKGDNLKGTLVDTALFGALFVLVCDILGRLIMAPYELPIDLIAGVLGSLVFIALIFIKLKKGDKKVVAFVKGCGGFIKVKNEN; encoded by the coding sequence TTGAGATCAACAGCTATCTTAGCCACCTTGCTACTTGTATTTAGCTCTATATCGCTATTTATAGGAGTTATAGAGTTAGATATAACTAATCTTTTTAGTAAAGAAGGTTTAGAGATTTTATTTATATCTCGCTTTCCACGCCTACTTGCTATCATCTTAAGTGGTGTAGCATTGAGTGTTGCAGGACTTATTATGCAGCAACTTGTGCAAAACAACTTTGTATCACCTACAACAGGTGGAACGATATCTTCAGCGCAGCTTGGGATTTTAATAGCACTTATTTTTATACCAGATTCAAGTATTTACGGCAGGGCTATTTTTGCATTTATTGTTGCTATGATTGGGACTTGGATATATGTCGGTTTTATTCAAGCTATCAAATTTAAAGATAGTGTGATGGTTGCTCTTGTTGGGATTATGTTTGGGTATGTAATTGGTGGCATAACCAGCTATCTTGCTTTTAGATATGGTTTAGTTCAAACTCTATCAACTTGGCTTACGGGCTCATTTTCACTAATTATCAAAGGGCGGTATGAGATACTTTATATAACTTTGCCACTTGTTGTTGTAGCGTTTTTGTTTGCAAACTACTTTAATATCGTAGGTCTTGGTAAAGAGTTTTCTAAAAATTTAGGCGTTCCTTACTCTGTTGTGCTATTTTTAGGTATGAGCTTAGCAGCAATGCTTACAGCTTCAGTAGTTGTAGTTGTTGGGGCGATATCTTATATCGGACTAATTGTTCCAAATTTAATTAAAATGTTTAAAGGTGATAATCTTAAAGGAACTCTTGTTGATACTGCTTTGTTTGGGGCACTGTTTGTTTTGGTTTGTGATATTTTAGGCAGACTCATAATGGCACCTTATGAACTACCAATTGATCTTATAGCTGGGGTTTTAGGAAGTTTGGTTTTTATAGCTTTAATCTTTATCAAACTTAAAAAAGGCGATAAAAAAGTAGTAGCTTTTGTAAAAGGTTGTGGTGGTTTTATAAAGGTTAAAAATGAGAACTAA
- a CDS encoding aminoacetone oxidase family FAD-binding enzyme: MRQTKTIIIGGGASGLYLSSLLLKQHTVLEQNSKVGKKILASGGGKCNITNEFISSQNYLGDAEFIDEILSNLSYKEVLAKFSDVKFSKIKNNQFFASSSKDVLNSLLKMCKNSEILTSTKVQSVKKLGDDFILTTNSGDFSCKNLVVASGGLSAKALGVSDIGYNIAMKFNHKVSTLNPALVGLTVQKPEFWMKSLSGVSLKGTLKVGSRILDGELLFTHKGISGPVAMNASLFWQKGECELNFMPNFNLKNIRNSRKQLVSVLPLPRNFIKAYLKNFNLLDKPVSRFSDSEFEIIKNLQSYKFAPAGNFGYEKAEITKGGICVSEMSNFCESKICKNLYFIGEILDVSGMIGGFNLHFAFASAKAVAKKLNSCAL, from the coding sequence ATGAGGCAAACTAAGACCATCATCATTGGTGGCGGCGCAAGCGGGCTATATCTTAGCTCGCTTCTTTTAAAACAGCACACTGTCTTAGAGCAAAACTCAAAAGTAGGAAAGAAAATTCTTGCCAGCGGTGGTGGAAAATGCAATATCACAAATGAGTTTATATCATCACAAAATTACTTAGGAGATGCTGAATTTATAGATGAAATTTTATCAAATTTGAGCTATAAAGAGGTTTTAGCTAAATTTAGTGATGTGAAATTTAGCAAGATAAAAAATAATCAATTCTTTGCAAGCTCAAGCAAAGATGTGCTAAATTCTTTGCTTAAAATGTGTAAAAATAGCGAGATTTTAACTAGCACAAAAGTACAAAGTGTTAAAAAACTAGGCGATGATTTCATATTAACAACAAACAGTGGTGATTTTTCATGTAAGAATTTGGTTGTTGCAAGTGGCGGACTTAGTGCAAAAGCCCTAGGAGTAAGCGATATCGGCTACAATATAGCTATGAAATTTAATCACAAAGTTTCAACTCTAAATCCAGCTCTTGTAGGACTTACGGTGCAAAAGCCTGAGTTTTGGATGAAGAGTTTAAGTGGGGTGAGTTTAAAAGGGACGTTAAAAGTTGGAAGTAGAATTTTAGATGGCGAACTACTTTTTACTCACAAAGGTATAAGCGGACCAGTGGCGATGAATGCTTCACTTTTTTGGCAAAAAGGTGAGTGTGAGCTAAATTTCATGCCAAATTTTAACCTTAAAAATATTAGAAATTCTCGTAAACAACTTGTAAGTGTTTTGCCGCTTCCAAGAAATTTTATCAAAGCCTACCTTAAAAATTTTAACCTTTTAGATAAGCCTGTAAGTAGATTTAGTGATAGTGAGTTTGAGATTATTAAGAATTTACAAAGCTATAAATTTGCTCCTGCTGGTAATTTTGGATATGAGAAAGCTGAGATAACAAAAGGTGGGATTTGTGTGAGTGAGATGTCAAATTTTTGCGAGAGTAAGATTTGTAAAAATCTCTATTTTATCGGCGAAATTTTGGATGTTAGTGGTATGATAGGTGGATTTAACCTACATTTTGCATTTGCATCTGCTAAAGCCGTGGCAAAGAAGCTTAACAGCTGTGCTTTATAA